One window of Mesorhizobium loti R88b genomic DNA carries:
- a CDS encoding MotA/TolQ/ExbB proton channel family protein, translating into MAFLKSFGVGRRSDVLVYDPHKLSSPQVFLLTMVIFLAIVAFIAAILTRQISTAFGSNPGLNGLIVGVLAVGILLAFAQVGRLFREVRWVNSFRAGSETTEPVLLAPMKAMIGRSSATAFSTSSMRTMLDSIATRLDESRDTSRYLVGLLVFLGLLGTFWGLLNTIGSIRETIESLDPGTGDAAAVLDSLKQGLSAPLAGMGTAFSSSLFGLSGSLVLGFLDLQAGRAQTRFYTELENWLSSVTDLSSDIVVSDPAKAESSDEIRVLSERLRSMQENGGGSNPRVATAMANLADGISGLVKNMRSEQQIMRDWVEAQSDEQKAMRNTLEKIADALKKPGVH; encoded by the coding sequence ATGGCTTTTCTCAAATCCTTCGGCGTGGGCAGGCGTTCCGACGTGCTGGTTTACGACCCGCACAAATTGTCGAGCCCGCAGGTCTTCCTGCTGACCATGGTCATCTTCCTGGCCATCGTCGCGTTTATTGCCGCCATCCTGACCCGTCAGATCTCGACAGCTTTTGGCAGCAATCCCGGCCTCAACGGCCTGATCGTCGGCGTGCTTGCGGTCGGCATCCTGCTGGCCTTCGCCCAGGTAGGACGGCTGTTTCGCGAAGTGCGCTGGGTCAACTCCTTCCGGGCCGGCTCCGAGACCACCGAACCGGTTCTGCTGGCGCCGATGAAGGCCATGATCGGCCGCTCGTCAGCGACGGCCTTTTCGACCAGTTCGATGCGCACGATGCTGGATTCCATCGCCACGCGCCTCGACGAAAGCCGCGACACCTCGCGTTATCTCGTCGGTCTCCTGGTCTTCCTCGGTCTTCTCGGCACCTTCTGGGGTCTGTTGAACACGATCGGCTCGATCCGCGAAACCATCGAATCGCTCGATCCCGGCACAGGGGATGCGGCGGCAGTGCTCGATTCGCTGAAGCAGGGCCTGTCGGCGCCGCTGGCCGGCATGGGCACGGCCTTCTCGTCCTCGCTGTTCGGTCTGTCCGGCTCGCTGGTGCTCGGCTTCCTCGACCTGCAGGCCGGCCGCGCCCAGACCCGCTTCTACACCGAGCTCGAGAACTGGCTGTCCTCGGTCACCGACCTGTCGTCCGACATCGTCGTCTCCGATCCGGCGAAGGCCGAATCCTCCGACGAGATCCGGGTGCTGTCCGAACGGCTGCGCAGCATGCAGGAGAATGGCGGCGGCTCCAACCCGCGCGTCGCCACCGCCATGGCCAATCTCGCCGACGGCATTTCCGGCTTGGTCAAGAACATGCGCTCCGAGCAGCAGATCATGCGCGACTGGGTCGAGGCCCAGTCCGACGAGCAGAAGGCGATGCGCAACACGCTGGAAAAGATCGCCGACGCCCTGAAGAAGCCTGGGGTGCACTAG
- a CDS encoding peptidoglycan -binding protein — protein MALARGRRTDRRIDYWPGFVDALSTLLLAIMFLLTVFVLAQFLLGRELSGKDTALTRLNSQINELTQLLALERSTAQDKDDSLANLQASLSAAEAEKSRLEQLLAQGAGAGDAATQRAVELGGELDSQRQISQQALSQVEILNQQIAALRKQIGALEDALNVSETRDRDSNTKIADLGRRLNVALAQRVQELNRYRSDFFGRLREILADRENIRIVGDRFVFQSEVLFPTGSEVINDAGKVEMKKLADAIIELQKEIPPEINWVLRVDGHTDNKPLSGTGRYRDNWELSTARSTSVVKFLIENGVPANRLVAAGFGEFQPLDPADTDEARNKNRRIELKLTER, from the coding sequence ATGGCGCTTGCCCGGGGCCGGCGCACCGATCGCCGCATTGACTATTGGCCGGGCTTCGTCGACGCACTGTCGACGCTGCTTCTGGCCATCATGTTCCTGCTCACGGTCTTCGTGCTGGCGCAGTTCCTGCTCGGCCGCGAACTCTCCGGCAAGGACACGGCACTCACTCGTCTCAATTCGCAGATCAACGAACTGACGCAGCTTCTGGCGCTGGAGCGCTCGACGGCGCAGGACAAGGACGATTCGCTGGCCAATCTGCAGGCATCGCTGTCGGCGGCGGAAGCCGAGAAGAGCCGGCTCGAACAATTGCTGGCGCAAGGCGCGGGCGCCGGCGACGCTGCCACCCAGCGTGCCGTGGAGCTCGGCGGCGAGCTCGACAGCCAGCGCCAGATCAGCCAGCAGGCACTGAGCCAGGTCGAGATCCTCAACCAGCAGATCGCAGCACTGCGCAAGCAGATCGGCGCGCTTGAGGATGCGCTCAACGTATCCGAAACCCGCGACCGCGATTCCAACACCAAGATCGCCGATCTCGGCCGCCGCCTGAACGTGGCGCTGGCGCAGCGCGTGCAGGAACTGAACCGCTACCGCTCCGATTTCTTCGGGCGCCTGCGCGAGATCCTCGCCGACCGCGAGAACATCCGCATCGTCGGCGACCGCTTCGTCTTCCAGTCGGAAGTGCTGTTCCCAACCGGCTCCGAGGTGATCAACGATGCCGGCAAGGTCGAGATGAAGAAGCTCGCCGACGCCATCATTGAACTGCAAAAGGAAATCCCCCCCGAGATCAACTGGGTGCTGCGCGTTGACGGCCACACCGACAACAAGCCGCTCTCCGGTACCGGCCGCTACCGCGACAATTGGGAACTGTCAACGGCGCGTTCGACCTCGGTGGTGAAGTTCCTGATCGAGAACGGCGTGCCGGCCAACCGGCTGGTTGCCGCCGGCTTCGGCGAGTTCCAGCCGCTCGACCCCGCCGACACCGATGAGGCGCGCAACAAGAACCGCCGTATTGAACTGAAGCTCACCGAACGGTGA
- a CDS encoding Lrp/AsnC family transcriptional regulator has translation MLDDLDRSLLEILVRDARTSLKDLAAQVGLSSPSVSERLRRLEERGVIRAFTVEIDPLALGYTLQAIVRIKPLPGKLHIVQKLIEEIAEFGECDKVTGDDCFVARLFVRSIGDLDGILDRIADKAETSTAIIKAQPIRRRPPPLGSPSASSS, from the coding sequence ATGCTTGACGATCTCGACCGAAGTCTCCTCGAAATCCTGGTGAGGGATGCACGCACCTCGCTGAAGGATCTGGCTGCCCAGGTCGGACTGTCGTCTCCAAGCGTTTCGGAGCGGCTTAGGCGGCTCGAGGAGCGCGGCGTCATCCGGGCGTTCACGGTCGAGATCGATCCGCTGGCGCTCGGCTATACGCTGCAGGCGATCGTGCGCATCAAGCCTTTGCCGGGCAAGCTGCACATCGTGCAGAAGCTGATCGAGGAGATTGCCGAGTTTGGCGAATGCGACAAGGTGACGGGGGACGACTGTTTCGTCGCCCGTCTGTTCGTGCGCTCGATCGGCGACCTCGACGGCATTCTCGACCGCATCGCCGACAAGGCCGAGACCAGCACCGCCATCATCAAGGCGCAGCCGATCCGGCGGCGGCCGCCGCCGCTCGGGTCGCCGTCGGCCTCATCGTCTTGA
- a CDS encoding inositol monophosphatase family protein → MARSALLNVMVQAAMKAGRSLSRDFGEVQNLQVSLKGPGDYVSQADRKAEDILFAELSKARPGYAFLMEERGVVEGDDSQHRWIVDPLDGTTNFLHGIPLFAVSIALERQGQIVAGVIYNPAMDELYTTERGGGAFMNDRRLRVSGRTKLVDTVIGCGMPHLGRGHHGNFLVELRNVMAEVSGVRRLGSAALDLAYVAAGRMDGFWETGLSAWDIAAGLLLIREAGGFVSDMEGGQDMLDNGSVVAGNEVIQRALLKTVKKPLPSR, encoded by the coding sequence ATGGCACGCTCAGCCCTTCTCAACGTCATGGTCCAGGCCGCAATGAAGGCCGGCCGTTCGCTGTCGCGCGATTTCGGCGAGGTCCAGAACCTGCAGGTCTCGCTGAAGGGGCCAGGTGACTATGTCAGCCAGGCCGATCGCAAGGCCGAGGACATCCTGTTTGCCGAGCTGTCGAAGGCGCGTCCCGGCTACGCCTTCCTGATGGAAGAACGCGGCGTGGTCGAAGGCGATGACAGCCAGCATCGCTGGATCGTCGACCCGCTCGACGGCACCACCAATTTCCTGCATGGCATTCCGCTCTTCGCAGTCTCGATCGCGCTCGAACGTCAGGGGCAGATCGTGGCCGGTGTCATCTACAATCCGGCCATGGACGAGCTCTATACGACCGAACGGGGCGGTGGCGCCTTCATGAACGACCGCCGGCTGCGCGTCTCCGGCCGCACCAAGCTGGTCGACACGGTGATCGGCTGCGGCATGCCGCATCTGGGACGCGGCCACCACGGCAATTTCCTCGTCGAGTTGCGCAACGTCATGGCCGAGGTCTCGGGCGTGCGGCGTCTCGGCTCCGCCGCGCTCGATCTCGCCTATGTCGCGGCCGGCCGCATGGACGGCTTCTGGGAAACCGGTCTGTCGGCCTGGGATATAGCCGCCGGCCTGCTGTTGATCCGCGAGGCGGGCGGCTTCGTTTCCGACATGGAAGGCGGGCAGGATATGCTCGACAATGGCTCGGTCGTCGCCGGCAATGAGGTTATCCAGCGTGCGCTGCTGAAGACGGTGAAAAAGCCGCTCCCCTCTCGTTGA
- a CDS encoding thiamine phosphate synthase: MNDATPPNRCRIVLIAPPGVPAARIVTAFDGGDIASLILPENGMDEASFQAFAEQIVPSAQAAGVAVVIAGDTRIAGRVQADGIHAEVSKAELAETIEHFQAKMMVGTGGAKTRDDALELGETRPDYIFFGRFGYDNKPEPHPRNLSLGRWWADMIQIPCIVMAGSDLASVEDVAATGAEFVALSSAVFADGVDPQAAIARANALLDETAPRFED, translated from the coding sequence ATGAATGACGCAACGCCCCCAAACCGCTGCCGCATCGTGCTGATCGCGCCGCCCGGCGTGCCGGCCGCTCGCATCGTTACTGCATTCGACGGCGGCGATATCGCTTCGCTGATCCTGCCCGAGAACGGCATGGACGAAGCCTCGTTCCAGGCTTTCGCCGAGCAGATTGTGCCTTCGGCGCAGGCCGCGGGCGTGGCCGTCGTCATCGCCGGCGACACCCGCATTGCGGGGCGTGTCCAGGCCGACGGCATCCATGCCGAGGTCTCCAAGGCTGAGCTTGCCGAAACGATCGAGCATTTCCAGGCGAAAATGATGGTCGGTACCGGCGGCGCCAAGACGCGTGACGATGCGCTTGAGCTTGGCGAGACGCGGCCCGACTACATCTTTTTCGGCCGCTTCGGCTACGACAACAAGCCCGAGCCACACCCGCGCAACCTGTCGCTGGGACGATGGTGGGCTGACATGATCCAGATCCCCTGCATCGTCATGGCCGGATCCGACCTGGCTTCCGTTGAGGACGTGGCCGCGACCGGCGCCGAGTTTGTCGCGCTGTCGAGTGCGGTGTTCGCCGACGGCGTCGATCCGCAAGCCGCGATCGCCCGGGCCAATGCGCTGCTCGACGAAACCGCGCCGCGCTTCGAGGATTGA
- the efp gene encoding elongation factor P, with protein MAKINGNEIRPGYVIEHDGGLWVAVRTNTVKPGKGGAYNQVELKNLINGTKLNERFRSAETVEQIRLDLKDFSFLYAQEDALVFMDTQSYEQLELNKDFVGDRAAFLQDGMMVTVQLYEERPIGISLPDYVTLTITEADPVVKGQTAASSYKPAVLENGIRVLVPPFIGAGERIIVDTNEITYVRRAD; from the coding sequence ATGGCCAAGATCAATGGCAACGAAATCCGTCCCGGCTACGTCATCGAGCACGATGGCGGCCTGTGGGTGGCGGTCAGGACCAACACCGTCAAGCCCGGCAAGGGCGGCGCCTACAACCAGGTCGAGTTGAAGAACCTCATCAACGGCACCAAGCTCAACGAGCGCTTCCGCTCGGCTGAAACGGTCGAGCAGATCCGCCTCGACCTGAAGGATTTTTCCTTCCTCTATGCGCAGGAAGACGCGCTGGTGTTCATGGACACCCAGAGCTACGAGCAGCTTGAATTGAACAAGGACTTCGTCGGCGACCGCGCCGCCTTCCTGCAGGACGGCATGATGGTGACGGTCCAGCTCTATGAGGAGAGGCCGATCGGCATCTCGCTGCCCGATTATGTGACGCTGACCATCACCGAGGCGGACCCGGTAGTGAAGGGCCAGACAGCGGCGTCCTCCTACAAGCCGGCGGTACTGGAGAACGGCATTCGTGTCCTGGTGCCGCCTTTTATCGGCGCCGGCGAACGCATCATCGTCGACACCAACGAAATCACGTACGTGCGCCGCGCAGACTAG
- a CDS encoding tetratricopeptide repeat protein encodes MSLARLPLQALLAAVMIQAATAAETIPLPQPKPETGVHTDKPIETQLPQPATTAEPAPLPSADSINPDRFGAKPADAAYGAFQRGLYKTAYDLALVRAQNGDPAAQTLVAEILSRGLGVPLNAAEAAKWYAAAAEQGVPESQFQYALMLLDGRYVKKDTKEAYALMQAAAEAGNRLAQFNFAQILVQQDPGDAGLAKAVPYYERAAATGLPDAQYAMSQIYANGVGGKPRDDAQARRLLAQAARQNYDTAQIDLAAWMIEGRGGDRDLKSAFGWTKQAAEGGNVAAQNRLAKLYMQGIGTDPDLVLAGAWYIVARRAGLIDADMDDFLQGLSEDQTKQALQKANRLP; translated from the coding sequence GTGTCCCTGGCAAGGCTTCCCCTTCAGGCCCTGCTTGCGGCGGTCATGATTCAGGCCGCCACCGCCGCCGAAACCATACCCTTGCCGCAGCCCAAGCCTGAAACCGGCGTGCACACTGACAAGCCGATCGAAACGCAGCTGCCGCAGCCCGCCACCACGGCGGAGCCGGCACCGCTGCCATCGGCCGACAGCATCAATCCAGACCGCTTCGGGGCCAAGCCGGCGGACGCGGCCTATGGCGCCTTCCAGCGCGGACTCTACAAGACGGCCTACGATCTTGCGCTGGTCCGTGCCCAGAATGGCGACCCGGCGGCGCAGACATTAGTGGCCGAGATCCTGTCGCGCGGGCTGGGCGTGCCGTTGAACGCGGCCGAGGCGGCGAAATGGTACGCCGCCGCCGCCGAGCAAGGCGTCCCGGAATCGCAGTTCCAATATGCGCTGATGCTGCTCGACGGCCGCTACGTCAAGAAGGACACGAAGGAGGCCTATGCGCTGATGCAGGCCGCCGCCGAAGCCGGCAACCGGCTGGCGCAGTTCAATTTCGCGCAGATACTGGTCCAGCAGGATCCCGGCGACGCGGGCCTCGCCAAGGCGGTCCCCTATTATGAGCGCGCCGCCGCGACCGGTCTCCCCGACGCCCAGTACGCCATGTCCCAGATCTACGCCAACGGCGTCGGCGGCAAGCCACGCGACGATGCGCAGGCAAGGCGCCTGCTGGCACAGGCCGCACGGCAGAACTATGACACCGCGCAGATCGATCTCGCCGCCTGGATGATCGAGGGCCGCGGCGGTGACCGCGACCTGAAATCGGCTTTCGGCTGGACGAAGCAGGCTGCCGAAGGCGGCAATGTCGCCGCCCAGAACCGCCTGGCAAAACTCTACATGCAAGGCATTGGCACCGACCCCGACCTGGTGCTCGCCGGTGCCTGGTACATCGTCGCCCGCCGCGCCGGCCTCATCGACGCAGACATGGACGATTTCCTGCAAGGGCTGAGCGAGGACCAGACCAAGCAGGCCCTGCAGAAGGCGAACCGCCTGCCCTGA
- a CDS encoding DMT family transporter, whose amino-acid sequence MNETVRGTVEMSSAMAILGTIGWFVIMSGQPIMDVVFWRCAFGAVTLLVICACLGLLRNRLSLRVIGLAALGGAAIVINWLLLFSAFSRASISIATAVYNTQPFMLVGFGALFFAERLTLTKLTWLAIAFAGMVLIVEAAPDAGDVGTNYFAGILMALAAAFFWAVAAIVTKKLKGTPPHLIALIQVCVGVVMLAPFANLTHLPVDPWSWAMLATLGVVHTGLMYILMYGAIQKLPTHLQGSLSFIYPVVAILVDVTAFGHRLHLSQVAGAALILTAAAGMNLGWSLWKSKVPA is encoded by the coding sequence ATGAACGAAACGGTACGCGGCACGGTCGAAATGTCATCAGCAATGGCGATCCTGGGAACGATCGGATGGTTCGTCATCATGTCCGGCCAGCCGATCATGGATGTCGTGTTCTGGCGCTGCGCCTTCGGCGCGGTAACGTTGCTCGTCATCTGCGCTTGCCTCGGATTGCTGCGCAACAGGCTGTCGCTGCGGGTCATCGGCCTCGCCGCACTCGGCGGTGCCGCCATCGTCATCAACTGGCTGCTCCTGTTCAGTGCCTTCTCTCGCGCGTCGATCTCGATCGCCACCGCTGTCTACAACACCCAGCCCTTCATGCTGGTCGGCTTCGGCGCGCTCTTCTTCGCCGAGCGGCTGACCCTGACCAAGCTGACCTGGCTGGCCATCGCCTTCGCCGGCATGGTGCTGATCGTCGAGGCCGCCCCTGACGCCGGCGATGTCGGCACCAATTATTTTGCCGGCATCCTGATGGCCCTGGCCGCTGCCTTCTTCTGGGCCGTCGCGGCCATCGTCACCAAGAAGCTCAAGGGCACGCCGCCGCATCTGATCGCGCTCATCCAGGTCTGCGTCGGTGTCGTCATGCTGGCGCCTTTCGCCAATCTTACGCATCTTCCCGTCGATCCATGGAGCTGGGCCATGCTGGCGACGCTGGGCGTCGTCCACACCGGCCTGATGTACATACTGATGTACGGCGCCATCCAAAAGCTGCCGACGCATCTGCAGGGATCGCTGTCCTTCATCTATCCGGTCGTTGCCATCCTGGTCGACGTCACCGCCTTCGGCCATCGCTTGCATCTAAGCCAGGTCGCCGGCGCCGCTTTGATCCTGACGGCGGCGGCCGGCATGAATCTCGGCTGGTCGCTGTGGAAGTCGAAAGTGCCGGCATAG
- the trhA gene encoding PAQR family membrane homeostasis protein TrhA: MTNIPPQLDIPFIGRWHYSRAEMIADGIVHAVGIVLAIAAGSALLALAAYRVGPGEYLAAAFYVVSLLTVLSVSMTYNLWPVTSPAKWVLRRFDHAAIYLLIAATYTPFLAQLDGSPLASWMIVLVWSAAAMGIAIKVFFPGRFDRLAVVFYLAIGWSGILLAKPLVETLPTTSLALIIAGGVVYSCGVIFFAWKALRFHNALWHGFVVTGAGLHLAAMVDCLVINRL, from the coding sequence ATGACCAATATCCCGCCACAACTCGACATTCCGTTCATCGGGCGCTGGCACTATTCCCGCGCGGAGATGATCGCCGACGGCATCGTCCATGCTGTCGGCATCGTGCTGGCGATCGCGGCCGGCTCGGCGCTGCTGGCGCTGGCGGCGTATCGGGTCGGGCCCGGCGAATACCTCGCCGCAGCCTTCTATGTCGTTTCGCTGCTCACGGTCCTGTCAGTGTCGATGACTTACAATCTGTGGCCGGTGACGTCGCCGGCCAAATGGGTCTTGCGGCGCTTCGATCACGCCGCGATCTATCTGCTGATCGCCGCCACCTACACGCCTTTCCTGGCCCAGCTCGACGGCTCGCCGCTGGCCAGTTGGATGATCGTCCTGGTCTGGAGCGCCGCGGCGATGGGCATCGCCATCAAGGTGTTTTTTCCCGGCCGTTTCGACCGGTTGGCTGTTGTCTTCTACCTCGCCATCGGCTGGAGTGGCATCCTCCTGGCAAAGCCGCTTGTCGAGACCCTGCCAACGACGTCGCTTGCGCTCATCATAGCCGGTGGCGTCGTCTACTCCTGCGGCGTCATCTTCTTTGCTTGGAAGGCGCTGCGCTTCCACAATGCGCTGTGGCACGGCTTTGTCGTCACCGGCGCCGGCCTGCATCTGGCCGCCATGGTCGACTGTCTGGTCATCAATCGCCTCTGA